The following proteins are encoded in a genomic region of Leptospira fainei serovar Hurstbridge str. BUT 6:
- a CDS encoding bifunctional chorismate-binding protein/class IV aminotransferase codes for MNWLERTHFQPFVFLGKGFSPSEKPTIIFPREVLTTNRRSQVRKILREIDLKVLSGLYAVGWLSYEASSVFLNDDQCEVDAPFDSPLIWFGIFDEYQTLDEEDLVEWKASFNKDGYVLDFESSLDFDEFENSVLKIKQFLQKGDVYQINYTFPLNLAQLGSLGKLFFDLRKAQLVPYEAWFRTGESGLNNARRDILSFSPELFWRRTGREIRTFPMKGTRPRGRTEEEDLRLRNELADSPKDRAENLMITDLLRNDLGRISEFGSVGVPRLFSIKEYFTVFQMVSEVQSVLRKEIGLSEIFEALFPGGSITGAPKLKAVEIIASLEDERGIYTGAIALLSPNGETVSIPIRTLEFVEQTSGIRKGRLGVGAGITIDSEPYEEWNECWAKARFMTESLNSIGGNFSIFTSMVAKRGTIYFLDDHKERMSRSARELGFPFSEELWNESISEIKKKSEMENKKNFRIRMILDFRGALSSEVELFVENKKEGPIIVSGKALECGPLSKHKTTVREIFRKENYKAFEAGYLDAVFLNDKKILLEGSIHSIFLRIDGKWFTPSLKSGILPGVYRKKLLNKLYASETDLSLEDLDRADQVILTNAVRGIRRVTRIDRE; via the coding sequence ATGAATTGGCTCGAGCGTACTCATTTCCAACCTTTTGTATTTCTTGGGAAAGGCTTTTCTCCGTCGGAAAAACCTACTATAATTTTCCCGAGAGAAGTTCTTACTACTAATCGACGAAGTCAAGTTCGTAAAATCCTCCGAGAAATTGACTTAAAGGTCTTAAGCGGGTTGTATGCGGTAGGCTGGCTCTCTTACGAAGCCTCATCGGTCTTTTTGAACGATGATCAATGCGAGGTAGACGCGCCTTTCGACTCTCCACTTATATGGTTTGGAATCTTTGACGAATATCAGACCTTGGACGAGGAGGATTTGGTCGAATGGAAGGCTTCTTTTAATAAGGATGGTTACGTCCTAGACTTTGAATCATCTCTAGATTTCGACGAATTTGAAAATTCCGTTCTGAAGATAAAACAATTCCTTCAAAAGGGTGACGTATATCAAATTAATTACACTTTTCCCTTGAACCTTGCCCAATTGGGGTCACTTGGAAAGCTTTTCTTCGATCTCCGTAAAGCGCAACTCGTTCCGTACGAGGCATGGTTTCGTACTGGAGAATCAGGCTTAAATAATGCTCGGCGGGATATCTTATCTTTTTCTCCGGAACTTTTCTGGCGACGAACGGGACGGGAAATTCGGACTTTTCCGATGAAAGGCACGAGACCCAGAGGAAGGACAGAAGAAGAGGATCTTCGTTTAAGAAATGAGTTAGCTGATTCACCCAAAGATAGGGCTGAAAATTTAATGATCACGGATTTGCTTCGAAACGATTTGGGAAGAATTTCCGAATTCGGTTCGGTCGGAGTTCCTAGACTCTTTTCGATCAAAGAATATTTTACCGTTTTCCAAATGGTAAGCGAAGTTCAGTCGGTTCTGCGAAAAGAAATCGGCTTATCGGAAATTTTCGAAGCCCTTTTTCCGGGCGGTTCCATTACGGGAGCTCCTAAATTAAAGGCGGTCGAAATTATCGCGTCTTTGGAAGACGAGAGAGGTATTTATACCGGTGCGATTGCTTTGCTTTCGCCGAACGGAGAAACGGTTTCTATTCCCATTCGGACTTTGGAGTTTGTGGAACAAACTTCGGGAATACGAAAAGGGAGGTTAGGTGTAGGAGCCGGCATTACGATCGATTCCGAACCGTATGAAGAATGGAACGAATGCTGGGCCAAAGCAAGATTTATGACGGAATCCTTAAATTCTATCGGAGGAAATTTTTCGATTTTTACTTCGATGGTTGCTAAGAGGGGAACCATTTATTTTTTAGACGATCATAAGGAAAGAATGAGCCGATCCGCGCGAGAACTCGGATTTCCGTTTTCCGAAGAGCTTTGGAACGAGTCGATCTCGGAAATTAAAAAGAAAAGTGAAATGGAGAATAAAAAAAACTTCCGTATTCGAATGATCCTAGATTTCAGGGGCGCACTTTCGTCGGAAGTTGAGTTGTTTGTGGAAAATAAAAAAGAAGGACCGATTATAGTTTCGGGTAAAGCCTTGGAGTGCGGACCGTTGAGTAAACATAAAACGACCGTTCGGGAAATTTTCCGGAAGGAGAATTATAAGGCTTTCGAAGCGGGTTATCTGGACGCGGTTTTTCTAAACGATAAAAAGATTCTGCTGGAAGGATCGATACATTCCATTTTTTTAAGAATCGATGGAAAATGGTTCACACCGTCTTTAAAATCCGGTATTCTCCCCGGCGTTTATAGAAAGAAATTATTGAATAAGTTGTACGCTTCGGAAACGGATCTTTCACTCGAAGATTTAGATCGGGCGGATCAAGTTATCTTAACGAATGCCGTTAGAGGAATAAGAAGAGTGACGAGGATAGATCGGGAATGA
- a CDS encoding MASE1 domain-containing protein, which produces MISLQPFTSYKESKVFSSVAKILLTAFIYFLLAHIGFYTAAYSGYASPVWPASGWALAALILFGRKAAFGVMLGSFFYNISIKSDILLSAPFAPQFWGAIIIGIGSGTQAFLGSLLYHKFIPNIDLTQKTSFVIRFLWFETIVCTVSASVANAGLYLLGIIPAIAIPSTWVFWWLGDSLGVFLYFPFFLTWLRPERSHIKKSVLKETFPIILLLLLFAAVIFNVFRVRTLEVDFPISYLLVTMVVWSSLQFGIRESSLSLTLISGLAIFGAFHGSSQFIASSREISLLLLQSFLSALSITSLLVLSVVRERREAERQLILSHAELEKLINDRTQELSKSNVSLGKTEARYKGLFENVPIAIFECDYSQVKALLDSLPVMGKLEFYRFLARNPSFVRECSRSIRVIDANRESVKMFRAKSKQEAFSASRSIYNIEESKEFIKLLYCIRQGSRIFEYDTFLISCDGTKFEATLRWSLPPEFEKTFSSVIVTAEEITGKKEAERQLKASLREKDVMLKEIHHRVKNNLQAISSLFSLQAEYVNDPKIHEAFAESQHRIQTMALIHDELYQSKDLGDIEFSGYAERLSGKIRSAYKVEPEVTLKMEMECLNLEVSIAIPLGLVLNELLTNCFKYAFPPGFMPESGERIVIVRIRKEKEIGILEVSDNGFGLPSDLDPFESPSFGLTLVQVLTRQLKGKLDFSSSAGKGTSFRIRFALP; this is translated from the coding sequence ATGATTTCTCTTCAACCTTTCACATCCTACAAAGAAAGTAAGGTCTTTTCATCGGTAGCAAAAATCTTACTTACCGCCTTTATATACTTCCTCCTCGCTCATATAGGTTTTTATACGGCCGCTTATTCGGGATATGCATCCCCCGTCTGGCCGGCTTCCGGTTGGGCGCTTGCTGCACTCATACTGTTCGGAAGAAAAGCGGCATTCGGCGTAATGCTCGGGTCTTTTTTCTATAATATCTCAATCAAATCCGATATTCTTTTGTCCGCGCCCTTCGCTCCGCAGTTCTGGGGAGCCATAATTATCGGAATCGGGAGCGGTACGCAAGCTTTCTTAGGGTCACTTCTTTATCATAAATTTATACCCAATATCGATCTAACACAAAAGACGTCCTTCGTAATTCGGTTTCTATGGTTTGAAACTATAGTCTGCACGGTCAGCGCTTCGGTCGCAAATGCAGGACTCTATTTACTGGGAATCATTCCCGCGATAGCAATTCCTTCGACTTGGGTCTTTTGGTGGTTGGGTGATTCTCTAGGTGTTTTCTTATACTTTCCGTTCTTCTTGACATGGCTGAGACCGGAACGATCCCATATAAAGAAAAGCGTATTGAAGGAAACTTTCCCGATCATACTCCTATTACTTTTATTCGCGGCCGTGATTTTTAATGTCTTCCGCGTTCGCACGCTGGAAGTGGATTTTCCGATTTCTTACCTGCTAGTCACCATGGTCGTTTGGTCCTCTCTTCAATTCGGAATCCGCGAATCCTCTTTATCACTTACTTTAATTTCGGGTCTGGCGATTTTTGGTGCCTTTCACGGTTCTTCCCAATTTATAGCTTCATCCCGGGAAATATCTTTACTTCTATTACAAAGCTTTTTATCCGCACTTTCCATTACGTCTTTACTTGTCTTATCGGTGGTCCGAGAGCGAAGAGAAGCTGAACGACAACTAATTCTTTCTCACGCGGAATTAGAGAAATTAATCAATGACCGAACACAGGAATTGAGTAAATCCAACGTCTCGTTAGGAAAAACCGAGGCGAGATATAAAGGTCTTTTCGAAAACGTACCTATCGCAATTTTCGAATGCGATTACAGTCAGGTGAAGGCGCTCCTGGATTCTCTTCCAGTCATGGGAAAATTAGAATTTTATCGATTTCTCGCCAGGAATCCATCTTTCGTAAGGGAATGTTCTCGATCCATCAGAGTTATCGATGCAAATCGCGAATCGGTAAAAATGTTTCGTGCAAAATCCAAACAGGAAGCATTTTCCGCGTCGAGAAGCATTTATAATATAGAAGAGTCTAAGGAATTTATTAAACTTCTATACTGCATTCGACAAGGATCCAGAATTTTCGAGTATGATACGTTCTTGATTTCCTGCGACGGAACGAAATTCGAAGCGACTTTGCGTTGGTCTCTCCCTCCGGAATTTGAAAAAACTTTTTCGTCCGTAATCGTAACGGCGGAAGAAATCACCGGGAAGAAGGAAGCAGAGCGCCAACTAAAAGCCTCATTACGGGAAAAAGACGTAATGCTAAAAGAAATTCACCATAGGGTAAAAAATAACTTACAAGCGATTTCAAGCCTGTTCAGCCTCCAGGCGGAATACGTCAACGACCCGAAAATACACGAGGCCTTCGCGGAAAGTCAGCATAGAATTCAAACAATGGCGCTAATACATGACGAGTTATACCAATCTAAAGATTTAGGGGATATAGAATTTTCAGGGTATGCGGAGCGCTTATCCGGAAAAATTCGTTCAGCCTATAAGGTCGAGCCCGAAGTAACCTTAAAAATGGAGATGGAATGCTTAAACTTGGAAGTAAGTATCGCGATCCCGCTCGGATTAGTGTTAAATGAACTTCTTACGAATTGTTTTAAATACGCATTCCCCCCAGGATTCATGCCTGAATCGGGAGAAAGAATCGTTATCGTGAGAATCCGAAAAGAAAAGGAAATCGGAATTCTGGAAGTTTCGGATAATGGATTCGGCTTACCGAGCGACCTAGATCCTTTCGAAAGTCCGTCTTTCGGATTGACGTTAGTGCAGGTTTTAACCCGTCAACTAAAGGGAAAGTTGGACTTTTCGAGTTCTGCAGGCAAAGGAACGAGTTTCAGAATTCGGTTTGCACTTCCTTAA
- a CDS encoding TetR/AcrR family transcriptional regulator — MKAKPPSPIANRAEARREQILEAALEVFSEKGYYEAGIADIAGKLNIGHGTCYRYFKNKLDILHAIVDRILFGMIEVVRNESPDKSNSLEEYRQQILNIGEKFFLLFGNDPRQGKIVFFDAMGLDEAIQRKVRLGIDKSAKLTELYLKNGVRKEFLRKDLDTRIASQAINAMMFEGIRISVSSGKDPKFARRWMEEMPKLMLEGMKKK; from the coding sequence ATGAAAGCAAAGCCCCCTAGTCCAATTGCAAATCGCGCAGAGGCGCGAAGGGAACAAATATTAGAAGCTGCCTTAGAGGTATTTTCCGAAAAGGGGTATTATGAAGCGGGAATTGCCGATATAGCCGGAAAATTAAACATCGGTCACGGGACTTGCTATAGATATTTCAAAAATAAACTCGATATTCTCCACGCAATCGTAGATAGAATTTTATTCGGAATGATCGAGGTAGTTCGAAACGAAAGTCCCGATAAATCCAATAGTCTGGAGGAATATCGACAACAGATTCTCAACATAGGCGAGAAATTTTTTCTGCTTTTCGGTAATGATCCTCGACAAGGAAAAATCGTCTTTTTCGACGCGATGGGCCTGGACGAAGCGATTCAAAGAAAGGTCCGACTTGGGATCGATAAGAGCGCGAAACTGACCGAGCTTTATTTGAAGAACGGAGTTCGAAAAGAATTTCTCCGAAAAGATCTGGATACGAGGATCGCGTCCCAAGCAATTAATGCGATGATGTTTGAAGGAATTCGAATCAGCGTTTCATCCGGTAAGGATCCTAAATTTGCAAGGCGTTGGATGGAAGAGATGCCTAAACTTATGCTGGAAGGGATGAAAAAAAAATAA
- a CDS encoding alpha/beta fold hydrolase, with the protein MNELKSKYANSESKFVQIDDLNIHYKDVGSGPVIVLLHGVCSSLHTWDAWSEKLKHKYRVIRLDLPGHGLTGPNSDINKLDLEEGVRTLNKFLTALKVDKFYLVGNSMGGYISWNYTLQFPGKVQKLVLIDAVGYAQPLPPMIAFGSHPLVSPFAKYVLPKFLIDSSVEQVYGEKSKVTQEIKDRYSDLSMREGNRKAYNYFFVLAREKFTNPNLSAGINRIARPIMVMWGTKDEWLTYEYFGNWKQDLPRARFEVYEGAGHIPMEEIPDKTVKDFEDFIASK; encoded by the coding sequence TTGAATGAATTGAAATCTAAGTACGCGAATTCCGAATCGAAGTTTGTTCAAATCGACGATCTTAATATCCACTATAAGGATGTGGGAAGCGGCCCGGTAATCGTTTTGTTGCATGGAGTCTGCTCTTCTCTCCATACTTGGGACGCTTGGAGCGAGAAGTTAAAACATAAATACCGCGTCATAAGACTTGATTTACCGGGACACGGATTGACCGGACCTAATTCGGATATCAATAAACTGGATCTTGAGGAAGGAGTTCGAACTCTGAATAAGTTTTTGACCGCATTGAAGGTCGATAAGTTTTACTTGGTCGGTAATTCGATGGGCGGTTATATTTCCTGGAATTATACTCTTCAATTTCCCGGAAAAGTGCAGAAATTGGTCTTAATCGACGCAGTCGGATATGCGCAACCGTTACCGCCTATGATTGCGTTTGGAAGTCATCCGTTGGTAAGTCCTTTCGCAAAGTATGTTCTCCCGAAATTTCTGATAGATTCTAGCGTGGAGCAAGTATACGGAGAAAAGAGCAAGGTCACCCAGGAAATCAAAGACAGGTATTCGGACCTGTCTATGAGGGAAGGCAACCGTAAGGCGTACAATTATTTCTTCGTGCTTGCTCGAGAAAAATTTACGAATCCGAATTTGTCGGCAGGAATTAATCGAATAGCACGACCCATCATGGTAATGTGGGGAACGAAAGATGAATGGCTTACTTACGAATATTTCGGAAATTGGAAGCAGGATTTACCTAGAGCAAGATTCGAAGTATATGAAGGTGCAGGGCATATTCCTATGGAGGAGATTCCGGATAAGACCGTAAAGGATTTCGAGGATTTTATAGCTTCTAAATAA
- a CDS encoding PLP-dependent transferase codes for MLKEVEESFRRICGERIPFSNIHAVSMSLPQVLDVVGYEEKRVETLSRLKAGYPRFVAHAYVEKILDYNRETKGVEGPQFILNSRKAAEHIIDLFKIENAVIFEDEGIVTLKIPAGKEKEGEVLSFIQHTGCLVSSRKAEDYLFKKGLIDSIYPEETRTQDAESRIIRDLKDLYPGKNLEVFLTNSGMNGIYTAFKVLDEIRAKEGKDLWLRLGWLYVDNIRILEKYSRGSHIFHEVGDLTELEEFLEKEGDHVAAILTESPTNPLIQVPDYPKLKELLARYGIPLVADISVAGSAVVDLSPFADVIVESLTKFACGHADVMMGAVFLNPASRYFHQLKDRCLDFTERPYVRDMQRMAFEVEGYQERVKAIGKNAAILAEFFQKHPKIKAVHWSGSEENHGNFSKIARDKNLHCGVITIEPGIPLEQFYNSLELLKGPSFGTEFTLNMLYMYLAHYELVSTEAGRGFLKEVGLDPSLVRISVGRENPDLLMAEYKKALGD; via the coding sequence ATGTTAAAGGAAGTTGAAGAGTCATTTCGAAGAATTTGCGGCGAAAGAATCCCGTTTTCCAATATTCACGCTGTATCGATGAGCCTTCCCCAGGTGCTAGACGTTGTAGGCTATGAAGAAAAGCGAGTCGAAACTCTTTCCCGTTTAAAGGCCGGTTATCCTAGATTCGTAGCTCATGCTTACGTCGAAAAAATCCTAGATTATAATCGGGAAACAAAAGGAGTCGAGGGTCCTCAATTCATCCTAAATTCTCGAAAAGCCGCCGAGCATATTATCGATCTTTTTAAGATAGAGAACGCTGTCATTTTCGAAGATGAGGGAATCGTTACATTAAAGATTCCCGCCGGGAAAGAGAAAGAGGGCGAGGTTCTCTCCTTTATACAACATACAGGATGTCTTGTCTCTTCTCGGAAGGCAGAGGATTATCTATTTAAGAAAGGACTTATCGATTCTATATATCCTGAAGAAACACGCACGCAGGATGCGGAGAGCCGGATCATTCGCGATCTTAAAGACTTATATCCTGGAAAAAATTTGGAAGTCTTTCTTACGAATTCCGGGATGAACGGAATTTATACCGCCTTCAAAGTTCTTGATGAGATTCGGGCTAAGGAGGGGAAAGATCTTTGGCTTAGACTCGGCTGGCTATATGTGGATAATATTAGAATATTGGAAAAGTATTCACGCGGCTCTCATATTTTTCACGAGGTTGGAGATCTTACCGAGTTAGAGGAATTCCTGGAAAAAGAAGGAGATCACGTCGCGGCGATTTTAACGGAGTCTCCAACTAATCCGCTAATACAAGTTCCGGATTATCCTAAACTTAAGGAATTGCTAGCGCGATACGGAATCCCCTTAGTAGCGGATATTTCAGTAGCCGGATCGGCTGTAGTTGATTTATCTCCGTTTGCCGACGTGATTGTCGAAAGCTTGACTAAGTTCGCGTGCGGGCACGCAGACGTGATGATGGGCGCTGTCTTTTTAAATCCTGCTTCGCGGTATTTTCATCAATTGAAGGATCGATGTCTTGATTTTACCGAGCGACCCTATGTTCGCGATATGCAACGTATGGCTTTCGAGGTGGAAGGATACCAGGAAAGAGTTAAAGCGATCGGTAAAAATGCCGCAATTCTCGCCGAGTTTTTCCAAAAGCATCCTAAAATCAAAGCAGTGCATTGGAGCGGCTCCGAAGAAAATCACGGAAATTTTTCTAAAATCGCCCGAGATAAAAATCTTCACTGCGGTGTGATCACGATAGAACCCGGTATTCCTCTAGAACAGTTTTATAACTCCCTGGAACTTTTAAAAGGTCCAAGCTTCGGCACCGAATTTACATTAAATATGCTTTATATGTATTTGGCGCATTATGAACTCGTCTCCACTGAAGCCGGACGAGGATTCTTGAAAGAAGTCGGACTAGATCCGAGTCTGGTGAGAATTTCGGTCGGGCGAGAAAATCCGGATCTTCTCATGGCCGAATATAAAAAAGCCCTAGGTGATTAA
- the prfA gene encoding peptide chain release factor 1: protein MLDRLEKIQQKYLKISDELTTASNPDDLKRLYKERSRLTPLFEKISEYQKLIQDRKDADELLKTEKDGEMRSMYEEEKRSASERIEFLEKELEVMLLPPDPNSGKNILVEIRAGTGGDEAGLFVADLYRMYTKYADKQGIKHEIIDSSPTGIGGLKEIVFALENERAYDLFKFEAGTHRVQRIPATESGGRIHTSAVTVAVLPEAEESEININENDLRIDVYRSSGSGGQHVNTTDSAVRITHIPTGIAVACQDEKSQHKNKAKAMRILSARILEKQAEEKKAAADALKKQMVGTGDRSERIRTYNFPQGRCTDHRIGFTSHNLSGIMEGDLDDLIGALTEEDRAKRLAESQAH, encoded by the coding sequence ATGTTAGATAGACTAGAAAAAATACAACAAAAATACCTGAAAATCTCGGATGAACTGACCACAGCGTCCAATCCTGACGATTTAAAGCGGCTTTATAAGGAACGGTCTCGTCTCACTCCTTTATTTGAAAAGATTTCAGAGTACCAAAAATTAATTCAAGATAGAAAAGACGCCGATGAGCTTCTCAAAACGGAAAAAGATGGGGAAATGCGTTCCATGTATGAAGAGGAGAAACGATCGGCTTCGGAACGAATCGAATTCCTTGAAAAAGAACTGGAAGTGATGTTGCTCCCTCCCGACCCAAATTCCGGCAAAAATATTTTGGTGGAAATACGTGCCGGAACCGGCGGTGACGAGGCGGGACTATTTGTAGCCGATTTATACCGGATGTATACCAAATACGCCGATAAACAGGGAATCAAACACGAAATTATCGACTCTTCCCCGACAGGAATCGGCGGGCTAAAAGAAATCGTTTTTGCTTTAGAGAACGAACGAGCCTACGATCTTTTTAAATTCGAAGCGGGAACTCACCGTGTCCAACGTATTCCTGCAACCGAATCAGGTGGACGAATCCATACGAGCGCCGTAACCGTCGCAGTTTTACCGGAAGCCGAAGAATCGGAAATTAATATCAACGAAAACGATCTGCGAATCGACGTTTATCGTTCCTCGGGATCAGGCGGACAGCACGTAAACACTACCGACTCGGCGGTGCGGATCACACATATCCCGACCGGTATCGCTGTCGCCTGCCAAGACGAGAAATCGCAGCATAAGAATAAAGCAAAAGCGATGCGAATTTTAAGCGCTCGTATCTTGGAAAAGCAGGCTGAAGAAAAGAAAGCGGCCGCAGATGCATTGAAAAAGCAAATGGTCGGAACCGGGGATCGTTCGGAAAGAATTCGGACATACAACTTTCCCCAGGGACGCTGCACTGATCATCGCATCGGCTTTACGAGTCATAACCTTTCTGGTATAATGGAAGGCGACTTAGATGATTTAATAGGTGCCTTAACGGAAGAAGATAGAGCCAAGCGACTGGCAGAATCCCAAGCTCATTAG
- a CDS encoding NUDIX domain-containing protein — protein sequence MNKHGFFQITQKVFLRRGSELLILRDRKSGYGDLPGGRMNEDEFYGDWQESLSRELAEEMGNRCEIKVHPRPLFVHKHRVSEGNHPCVIIAYHAEFIGGEIMLSDEHDFISWVDAKTYDPRGLFFEYMLDAILLYQKEYVPLLPNGKLELGGRIL from the coding sequence TTGAACAAGCACGGTTTTTTCCAAATTACGCAAAAGGTTTTTTTAAGAAGGGGATCCGAACTTCTGATCCTGAGAGACCGAAAATCGGGATACGGTGATTTGCCCGGCGGACGAATGAATGAGGACGAGTTCTATGGAGATTGGCAGGAAAGTCTTTCTCGGGAACTGGCGGAAGAAATGGGAAACCGATGTGAAATTAAAGTTCATCCGAGACCTCTCTTCGTGCACAAGCACAGAGTAAGTGAAGGCAATCATCCTTGTGTCATCATCGCCTACCATGCCGAGTTTATTGGAGGAGAAATCATGCTCTCGGACGAACATGATTTCATTTCTTGGGTCGATGCAAAAACCTACGATCCACGAGGATTGTTTTTCGAATATATGTTGGATGCGATTTTGTTGTACCAAAAGGAATATGTTCCTCTTTTGCCGAACGGAAAATTAGAATTAGGAGGACGAATCCTTTGA
- a CDS encoding alcohol dehydrogenase catalytic domain-containing protein codes for MEIVQFSAFEYNRDDTFSVSEYRMEGTETDGWKIFRNQDLYLSLGKGYKLLKTELCGICSTDLDRRFLPFALPQVIGHEVLASDPATGKKFALEINDTVVSRGEEEDSFCKRGLYTHSPSRQVLGIDRLPGGFGKFVLAPVGALVDVETLDDREAILLEPFAASLHGVEVSLENASDKPKRIAVIGPRRLGSLVLAGLELYRKQKNLDYKIVAILRRSELKATSFGVGADEVFVFPGLDRNSRDSLKGERYYKESSSNPEEVSWNNLHDTFDIVFDTTGAIDGLELCMDLTRKEIHRKTTNGQASLGISNLTELVVDELSILPLQKGFQNLSWGMNSAPETWVFLEKGIRLSTEEQKWIDEAREAHTKFYSGSILEGESFLKSQEFTGDLHRFDFAILKSVSSLDLAIRPGAKEASSLLRPRGFILIPVDSGISESNPFLHWVVRGGVLRTSRCGDFRKTLSFLAQEKGFLKNVSDHLLGGEFSALDLPKAYEEARKPTKIKVIVRHDPY; via the coding sequence TTGGAAATCGTGCAATTTTCAGCATTTGAATACAATCGGGACGATACTTTTTCGGTATCCGAATATCGCATGGAAGGGACGGAGACGGACGGTTGGAAGATTTTCCGCAATCAGGATCTTTACCTCTCTCTTGGGAAAGGATATAAACTTCTTAAAACGGAACTTTGCGGAATATGTTCGACCGATTTAGACCGGCGATTTCTTCCGTTCGCGCTACCGCAAGTCATAGGTCATGAAGTATTGGCTTCCGATCCGGCAACGGGAAAAAAATTCGCATTAGAAATTAATGATACGGTAGTTTCAAGGGGGGAGGAAGAGGATTCGTTTTGTAAGCGAGGTCTTTATACGCATAGTCCCAGTCGTCAAGTTTTAGGCATCGATCGGTTGCCCGGGGGGTTCGGAAAATTCGTATTGGCTCCCGTAGGGGCTTTGGTGGATGTCGAAACTCTTGACGATAGAGAGGCGATTCTACTGGAACCGTTTGCGGCCTCGTTGCATGGCGTGGAAGTTTCCTTGGAGAATGCCTCCGATAAACCGAAACGAATTGCCGTCATAGGCCCAAGACGATTGGGATCATTAGTATTGGCGGGACTCGAGTTATACAGAAAACAAAAAAATCTGGATTATAAAATCGTTGCCATCCTTCGCAGAAGCGAGCTGAAAGCGACGTCTTTTGGGGTCGGTGCGGACGAAGTGTTCGTCTTTCCGGGTTTGGATAGGAATTCGAGAGATTCGCTTAAAGGGGAACGTTATTATAAGGAGTCGTCTTCCAATCCGGAAGAAGTCTCTTGGAACAATCTACACGATACGTTCGATATCGTATTCGATACAACCGGGGCAATCGATGGTCTGGAACTTTGTATGGATTTAACTCGTAAGGAAATCCATCGCAAGACTACGAACGGACAAGCTTCCCTCGGAATTTCAAATTTGACGGAGCTCGTAGTCGATGAACTCTCGATTTTACCGCTACAAAAAGGATTTCAGAATCTTTCTTGGGGAATGAATTCCGCTCCGGAGACTTGGGTCTTTTTAGAGAAGGGAATTCGACTCTCCACCGAAGAACAGAAATGGATCGACGAGGCTCGTGAAGCCCATACCAAATTTTATTCCGGTTCGATCTTAGAAGGGGAATCTTTTTTAAAGTCTCAGGAATTTACCGGTGATCTGCACCGATTTGATTTTGCGATTTTGAAATCGGTTTCCTCATTGGACTTAGCAATCAGGCCCGGCGCTAAGGAAGCCTCTTCCTTGCTTAGGCCGAGAGGTTTTATTCTGATCCCCGTCGATTCGGGAATATCCGAATCCAATCCGTTTCTGCATTGGGTCGTTCGAGGGGGAGTCTTACGAACTAGCCGATGCGGGGATTTTCGCAAAACTCTTTCTTTTCTAGCTCAGGAAAAAGGTTTTTTAAAGAATGTTTCCGACCATCTGCTCGGCGGGGAGTTTTCCGCTTTGGATCTTCCGAAAGCTTATGAAGAGGCGAGAAAACCGACTAAGATAAAAGTGATTGTCAGACACGACCCATATTGA
- a CDS encoding rhomboid family intramembrane serine protease, translating to MRAFIFEFPLTAFFVLLITISQIVLNAFVPNEMLEAFFISRPGEFYPWKWIGMAFLHADFTHLFWNMLFLFFLGRIVEYKVGKAKWLLFFFMGAFISGFLDSLVRGLFLDDSSPAIGASGAVSGLAAVAALLSPFSMRIRKRNYPFPIFALAWLMVYSDITNLFARDQVAHWAHLGGFLSVVFAAYFLNNKERQQLHTGFVLNLVFVILLLILGFLVGGR from the coding sequence GTGAGAGCGTTCATCTTCGAATTTCCGCTTACTGCGTTCTTTGTTTTACTTATTACAATTTCTCAAATCGTACTGAACGCTTTCGTTCCGAACGAAATGCTCGAAGCGTTCTTTATCAGTCGTCCGGGAGAATTCTATCCCTGGAAGTGGATCGGGATGGCGTTCCTTCACGCGGATTTCACCCATTTGTTCTGGAACATGCTTTTTCTTTTTTTCTTGGGAAGAATCGTTGAATATAAAGTGGGAAAAGCAAAGTGGCTTTTGTTTTTCTTTATGGGGGCTTTTATTTCCGGATTTTTAGATTCGTTAGTAAGAGGATTGTTTCTGGACGATTCCAGTCCTGCAATCGGGGCTTCCGGAGCCGTTTCAGGATTAGCCGCCGTTGCCGCTCTTTTGTCCCCCTTTTCTATGCGCATTCGAAAGCGAAACTATCCGTTTCCTATTTTTGCTCTCGCGTGGCTTATGGTATACTCGGATATAACAAACCTATTTGCGAGAGACCAGGTGGCTCATTGGGCCCATCTAGGCGGATTTTTATCAGTAGTATTCGCGGCCTATTTTTTGAATAATAAAGAAAGGCAGCAATTGCATACCGGATTCGTATTGAATCTAGTATTCGTAATCCTGCTTCTAATACTCGGATTTCTCGTAGGAGGCAGATAG